The window CATCCCAATTTTTTTGTCAGAACACCTAACCAGTTTTCCATACCACGTCAGTCAGTACctggggaaaaaacaaaaacattttgaagCTAAGTACTTCCCACTTGCattcctctgtccctccctttttCGTCACCTTTATCTTATTATCTTTGGTGCCTCCCAAAATATTACGTCACTTGAAAGACAGACAATTTGTGGCATCAAACCAGCCCTATAGTAATATAAATACAAACTAGAAATACATTGGCATGACAGTATACACAGGAACAGTTCAATTGTAAGCTTGAAATTGTTAGCAGAACTAGAAAGATAATGAGATTTTAGAGTAGGTATAAGCTAGATATTGTGATTGTTAATTGTCATTAACCAAGACCTTCCTCAATTGATATTTGGAGAAATTACAGAAATAGGTGACTGGCATTGAAGTATTTGCTGTAGGTAAGTAATAACCTTTACTCTATAATGGAATATGTAAATGGAAAATACttgataaatatttttttaaataaattgcacacagcacaaaaaaatatatacatatacaaataTAACAAGGTAAAATGGTCTTACAAGAAAAGATCAAAATCTAAAATTGATAATGTAAAAGCAACAACATTGAAACAATGAAGATTATGGTTATTATGTACACGTTATATGTAAACATCCATAGACTTTTGATGAACTACTAAACTGTCACAGAATATGTATAGGAATATGTAGTTAATTGCTGGCAGACCATTTGAAAACTTTAAATTTATatgatttacagtgccttcagaaagtattcatacctcttgacttattccacattttattgtgttacagcctggtcttaatgatgaaatgccCATGCATgttatgtaaatgtgaacatGAGTTAATGCCGCCACTTCAGATCACTCTGATGGTATTTCTTGTACAGTACCCAATGCTTTATGAAAACTTTCTTGATAGGTCGATGTCCTCATTGTTGTTGTATGGTCTTGTTTAATACGTTTTATGTACACACTTTATTACAATTATTAGAATACTTATGAaatgcacattgttatattataggggtggcaggtagccttgtggttagcgtattgggccagtaaccgaaaggttgctagatcgaatcacagagctgacaaggtacaaatctgttgttctgcccctgaacaaggcagttaacccaatgttcctaggctgtcattgtaagtaagatttgttcttaacggacttgcctagttaaatgaaggttaaataaaaaatataaatatttgtaacaTAGGTTTGTTTTCCTTATACTCCAGGATTTTAGGAGTGTTTTTAATTTGCACCCTTATGTTGACATTGCTCCAGCCACATCCGTTCAATGCGTTTCATGCTTGAGGCCTAAATGTGAACTTAATAGAGCAGTGATAttagcaagagcagtgtgcaggtttcttattttttctcatctttttaagaatGTAGAAAATGGATTGGTCAACTTTAGAAAGCCAAGTTTAAATACTTATGTTTATTAAGCAGCAAAATGCGGATTTCTCTTGAAAAATTGTAACGCTAATGTGGATTTGACTATTTCatgttttatataaaaaaaacatgcatctttTGATGAACTACACCGATTACTTTCACAGAATGTGTGAATTCCTGGTCGCTCGCAGACCATTTGCAAATTTGAAATGCCCTTTCCTCTTTTATAAAGTAACATAATTGGTGGGATGCGGTAATAGGCTGATTTCTGATGGGGAAAAAATGCAACGCTAATCTGGATTTTACTGTGTAATTTCACTAAAGTGTATAAatccatgttatagtggttatagtGACCATtgtgaaattattcacagctttgcatgttttcacattttgtttCCTTGTTTTTTACATCATTCTTCACAAGCTAATTTTGTTCACAGCGATGTCTTGAATGAATAattattcacacctcttgatCTGGCACACCTAAATGAGTTGcataaatgtgcttaacaagttacaGATTAAGTTGAAAAGTGTCCACCGCTGAACATTAATAGTGGCTTATGACCTGtcaataaaatgtatatttttctttCTATTCAGAAAACAACTGCATCAACTGAGTCCAAAATGAAGACACAGAAACTGACAGCTACTTTATTTACCATGGGTATGTAGTACACTGAATTTCATTCTGTGTTCATGTTTCTAACTCATTTTTTACTATTTGCTAACTTCATGCCAACTCGTGTATTAATCCTGAATTAAAATATTAACAACCAAAAAGGCAAGATGGTGACAAAATAGACCATATACATTTGGATAATGTAATTAGAATAATGAGCAATGATGTACATGTTGTATACATATGATGTTACAATGCGTATTATTTTTTCTAAATATGTTTATTTTGACATTTTATGGGGGCAATTTTACATTTTGCCACGGCTACTTTACTGTCAAATGTCTCCCCTCGATTAAATACGTTTCCAAAATATAAAAAAGGAAAATGACTCAATTGTAAGCGGTAAACATTACCACACTACTGTAATGAAAAATGTACCCtcttttcaacaacaacaaaaatagaactcAGATGTGGTAATATCAATAAGGTATTATAGGTCATATTATTAACAATCAAGGGAATAATATGTAGCTATAAATTATAATTGTATATATTACATAATAAAGATTTCAAAAACTGCACCATGCTGATGAAGGGAAATCTTGGAAATGTTGATATTGTGCGTAATAAACATATTAACCATTCATCTCATAAACCACAGTGTTTTTATGCTGGAATATCCATGGAGTTCTgaccacaactgcagctcctacgacaactgcagctcctacgacacctgcagctcctacgacaactgcagctcctacgacaactgcagctcctacgacaactgcagctcctacgacaactgcagctcctacgacaactgcagctcctacgacaactgcagctcctacgacaactgcagctcctacgacaactgcagctcctacgacaactgcagctcctacgacaactgcagctcctacgacaacaaGTGTAGCTCCTATGACAATAACTgtagctcctactacaacaactgtagctcctcctacaacaactgtagctccttcGACAACAACTGTAGCTTCAACAACAACCAATGCAGCTCTTCCTACAACTGTAAGTCCTACGACCACTACACCTACTGCAACAACCACAACTACAGCACCTTCTACGACAGCCACTGCAGCTccgacaaccacaactgcagctccaactacaacaactgtagctcctacaaccaccacaactgcagcacctactacgacaactacaacacctactacgacaaccacaactgcagctccaactacaacaactgtacctcctacgacaaccacaactgcagctccaactacaacaactgtagctcctacgaccaccacaactgcagcacctactacgacaactacaacacctactacgacaaccacagcacctactacgacaaccacaactgtaCCTCCTAtaacaaccacaactgcagctccaactacaacaactgtagctcctatgaccaccacaactgcagcacctactacgacaactacaacacctactacgacaaccacaactgtacctactacgacaaccacaactgtaCCTCCTgcgacaaccacaactgcagctccaactacaacaactgtagctcctacgaccaccacaactgcagcacctaccacgacaactacaacacctactacgacaaccacagcacctactacgacaaccacaactgtacctcctacgacaaccacaactccaacaactgtagctcatATGACCcccacaactgcagcacctacaacaactgaagctcctacgataaccacaactgcagcacctactacgacaactacaACCGAAGCTGCTACGACAACGACGACTTCAGcgcctactacaacaactacaacacctacaataccaactacgacaaccacaacacctacgacgacaaccacaactgtagctcctatgacaaccacaactgcagctccaactacaacaactgtagctcctacgaccaccacaactgcagcacctactacaacaactacaacacctactacgacaaccacaacacctACTACGGCAACCAcaacacctactacgacaaccacaactgcagctccaactacaacaactgtagctcctacgaaccccacaactgcagcacctacaacgacaactgtagctcctacgaccacaactgcagcacctacttcAACAactacaactgcagcacctactacgacaactacaacacctactacgacaaccacaacacctACTATGACAACCACAACTGAAGCTCCTAcgaccaccacaactgcagcacctactacaacaactgtagctcctacgaccaccacaactgcagcacctactacgacaactacaacacctactacgacaaccacagcacctactacgacaaccacaactgtaCCTCCTAcgaccaccacaactgcagcacctactacgacaaccacaaccgAATCTGCTACGACAACCACGACTTCAGCGCCTACTACGACAACTACAACAGCTACAttacctactacgacaaccacaacacctactacgacaaccacaactgcagctccaactacaacaactgtagctcctacgaccaccacaactgcagcacctagTTCAACAACTACAACTGAAGCTCCTAcgataaccacaactgcagcacctactacgacaactacaACTGAAGCTGCTACAACATCTATAGCTCCTAcgaccaccacaactgcagctccaactacaactgtagctcctatgaCCACCACAACTGcaacacctactacgacaactacaACACCTACCACGACAACCACAGCACcaactacgacaaccacaactgtaCCTCCTTCGACAACCACAACTccaactacaacaactgtagctcctatgacccccacaactgcagcacctacaactacaactgaagctcctatgataaccacaactgcagcacctactacgacaactacaacacctactacaaccacaacacCTACTACGACGACCAcaacacctactacgacaaccacaacacctactacgacaaccacaacacctACCACAacacctattacgacaaccacaactgtagctcctacaacaaccacaactgcagctccaactacaacaactgtagctcctacgaccaccacaacagcagcacctactacaacaactacaacacctACTACGGCAACCACAACACCTACTACGGCAACCAcaacacctactacgacaaccacaacacctACCACAacacctattacgacaaccacaactgtagctcctacaacaaccacaactgcagctccaactacaacaactgtagctcctacgaaccccacaactgcagcacctacaacgacaactgtagctcctacgaccacaactgcagcacctacttcAACAactacaactgcagcacctacaacgacaactgtagctcctacgaccACAACTTcagcacctactacgacaactacaacacctactacgacaaccacaactgtagctcctacgacaaccacaactgcagctccaaCTACAACAACTGAAGCTCCAACGACCACCACAACTGCCgcacctactacaacacctattacgacaaccacaactgtagctcctacaacaaccacaactgcagctccaactacaacaactgtagctcctacgaaccccacaactgcagcacctacaacgacaactgtagctcctacgaccacaactgcagcacctacttcAACAactacaactgcagcacctacaacgacaactgtagctcctacgaccACAACTTcagcacctactacgacaactacaacacctactacgacaaccacaactgtagctcctacgacaaccacaactgcagctccaaCTACAACAACTGAAGCTCCAACGACCACCACAACTGCCgcacctactacaacacctactacgacaaccacagcacctactacgacaaccacaactgtacctcctacgacaaccacaactgcagctccaaCTACAACAACTGTAACTCCTAcgaccaccacaactgcagcacctactacgacaaccacaaccgAAGCtgctacgacaaccacaacttcAGCGCCTACTACGACAACTACAACAGCTACAttacctactacgacaaccacaacacctactacgacaaccacaactgcagcacctagTTCAACAACTACAACTGAAGCTGCTACAACATCTATAGCTCCTAcgaccaccacaactgcagctccaactacaactgtagctcctatgaCCACCACAACTGcaacacctactacgacaactacaACACCTACCACAGCACcaactacgacaaccacaactctACCTCCTTCGACAACCACAACTccaactacaacaactgtagctcctatgaCCCCCACAACTGTAGCACCTACAACTACAACTGAAGCTCCTAtgataaccacaactgcagcacctactacgacaactacaacacctactacgacaaccacaacacctACTACGACGACCAcaacacctactacgacaaccacaacacctactacgacaaccacaacacctactacgacaaccacaacacctactacgacaaccacaacacctactacgacaaccacaacacctACCACGACAACCACaactcctactacaacaaccacTGCATCTCCTACAACAATTACAAatgcagctcctacgacaacaacaactgcagctcctattACAATTTTAGATCCCACGACCACTACAACAGAAGCACCCACTACGACCACTACAAatgcagctcctacgacaacaaCTGATACTCCTACAACCATAACTGTAGCTCCTAtgacaaccacaactgcagctccaaCTACAACAACAGTAGCTCCTACGACCACCACAACTGCatcacctactacgacaaccacaaatgtacctcctacgacaaccacaactgcagctccaactacaacaactgtagctcctacgaccCCCACAACCTCAGCACCTACAacgacaactgtagctcctatgaccacaactgcagcacctacttcaacaactacaacttcagcacCTACTACTACCGAAGCTGCTACGACAACCACGATTTCAGCGCCTACTACGACAACTAcaacacctactacgacaaccacaacacctactacgacaacaactgcagctccaacttcgacaactgtagctccaacgacaaccacaactgcagctccaactacgacaaccacaacacctACTACGACATCCACaactccaacaactgtagctcctactacccccacaactgcagcacctacaacgacaactgtagctcctactaCCACAACTACACCACCTACTTCGACAACCGCTGCAGCATCTGCTAAAATAACTACAACGGATGCTCCTACGACAACATCTGTAGCTCCTAtgaccactacaactgcagcacctactacaacaactacaaccgAAGCTGGTACGACAACTAcaacacctactacgacaaccacaacacctattacgacaaccacaacacctattacgacaaccacaactgtagctcctacgacaaccacaactgcagctccaacttcaacaactgtagctcctacgaccaccacaactgcagcacctactacgacaactacaacacctactacgacaactacaacacctactacgacaaccacaacacctactacgacaactgcagctccaactacaacaactgtagctccaacGACCCCCACAACTGCAGCATCTACAacgacaactgtagctcctacgaccACAACTACACCACCTACTTCGACAACCGCTGCAGCATCTGCTAAAATAACTACAACTGATACTCCTACGACAACATCTGTAGCTCTTAtgaccactacaactgcagcacctacttcGACAACTAaaactgcagcacctactacgacaactacaACCGAAACTGCTACGACAACCACGACTTCAGCGCCTACTACGACAACTAcaacacctactacgacaaccacaacacctactacgacaaccacaacacctactatgacaacaactgcagctcaaactacaacaactgtagctccaacGACCcccacaactgcagcacctacaaCGACAACTGAAGCTCCTACGACCACAACTACAACTGCAGCTCCAACTACAACATCTGTAGCTCCTAtgaccactacaactgcagcacctacttcAACAACTACAAATGCAGTTAATacaacaaccacaactgcagctcctactacaacaactttAGATATTTCGACCACAACAGCAGCAGCACCTCCTACGACAACTACAtctgcagcacctactacaacaaTTACAACTGAAGCACCTACAatgacaactgtagctcctatgaccactacaactgcagcacctacttcAACAACTACAAATGCAGTTAATacaacaaccacaactgcagctcctactacaacaactttAGATCTTTCGACCACAACAGCAGCAGCACCTACAACGACAACTGAAGCTCTTACAATAACCACAACACCTCCTAAGACCATTACAACAGCAGCACCTATAACAACTTTAGCTTCTTCGAAAACAACTATATATCCTAccaccactacaactgcagcaacTACTTCGACAATCACTACAGCTCCAGCTACAACATCTttagctcctacgaccactacaactgcagaaCCTACTTCGACAATCACTACAGCTCCTACTTCAAAAACCCCTGCAGCTCCTACTTCAaaaaccactgcagctcctactttaacaacaactgcagctcttACAAcctctgcagcagcagcacctactacaacaactacaaatgcagttcctacgacaaccacaactgcagctcctactacaacttTCGATCCCACGACCCATACAGTAGAAAAACCTACACTGACCACTACAAatgcagctcctacgacaaccacaactgatactactactgcaacTTTAGATTCTACGACCACTAAAACAGCCgcacctacaacaactgtagcttcTATGACAACAAATATATCCCCAACCACTACAATGTTAGCAGCTACTTCGACAATCACTTCAGCTCCTTCTACACCAACTATAACTCTTAcgataaccacaactgcagcacctatTACGACAATTACAATCGAAACTCCTACGACAACCGCAAATGCAGCACCAactacaactgcagcacctactacgGGAACTACAtctgcagcacctactacaacaaTTACAACTGCAGCACTTACTATGACAAGCACAACTGCAGATccaactacaacaactgtagttcctactaccaccacaactgcagcacctacagTGACATCTgtagctcctacgaccactacaactACACCACCTACTTCGACAACCACTGCAGCAACtgctataataactacaactgaAGTTCATATGACAACATCTGTATCTCCTAtgaccactacaactgcagcacctacttcaacaaccactgcagctcttacaaccactaccccagcagcacctactacgacaacaaATGCAGTTCTTATGACAACcataactgcagctcctactacaacaactttAGATcctacaaccacaacaacagaagCACCTACAATGACAACTGAAGCTCCTACGATAACCACAACACCTACTACAACCATTACAACAGCAGCACCTATAACAACTGTAGCTTCTacgaccactacaactgcagcacctacttcAACAACCACTGCATCACCTACAAGAACATCTGTATCTACTTTGACAAACACTGCAGCACCTGCTACAATAACTACAACCGAAgcctctacgacaaccacaacacctACTCCGACCATTACAACAGCAGCACCTGCTAAAATAACTACAACTGCAGCTCTTACAACAACCGCAACTGCAGCTCAAGCTACAACCATAACTGCACCTCCTACTATAACATTTTTAGCTCTTATGACCACTACAACAGCCGCACCTACAATGACAACTGTTGCTCCGACGGCAACTATAGCGCCTACAACCACTACATCTACCATACCTACAACAACTAAAGCTCTTACTCCAATAACTGTAGCTCCTTCAACCAGCACCACAAAAGCTGCTATGACAATCAATTCAGCTCTTACTACAACAACCATTGGTCCTACCACCCCTACAACTGCAGCATCTACTACGACAACAACTGCAGCTTTTACGAAGACCCCAATTGCAGCTCCTAcgataactgcagctcctacaactgCAGCTCCAACAACTGCGGCTCCTAAAGCTgccactgcagctcctacaactgaaactgcagctcctacaactgcagctcctacaactgcagttcctacaactgcagctcctacaactgCAGCTGATAATGCTGCGCTAATTACAACAGCTATAGCTCCTACAACCACCACAATGGCAGCTCCTTCGACAACCACAACAAAAGCTGCTACAAAAACCACAACTGTAGCTGCTACGACCACCACAACAGCAGCACCCACAACAACAACTGTAGAAGCAACCACACCCCCCCCTACTCTGTTGCTGACCACTCCTTTCAATACCACAAGTGGAGGTTTTCCTGGCTGGGCTCTGGCCATTATCATCCCTTGTGGCATCGCTATCATTTTGGTACCTCTGTGGATCCTGCTATGTGTACGTATAGTCTTGTGTTCACTTGTGTACTGTGTATACTGTTTACATATTTATTCAAATATGCTACATTTCTGCAATTATTTAATTTTACATGTGAATCATACTTCTCCATCTTGTTTTGCAGTGCATTTTATGTGGCGGATGTGCAGCTATAAGGAGACGCTGGCACAGACGCAGATCTTACAATGTACAGTACACCAGAAGAAACGGTCTCTTCTGAGGTGACAACGCTAACATCTGTGGCCAATTGTCATCACAAGAACAGCCAATCATCTATATCTGCTAATCACGGCACTTTAATGCATGTATAATCACTTGACTACACAGGACTGCATCTGAGAAGATCAAGTGAAAATTGATAATAAGCTTAAAAGGCCACATGTTTTTTGTGCAATGTACTACTACTGAAGAACgtatgtttatatatttattagtCATGTCATTTGTGGTTTCAAGCTGTGCTGTCCACTGACTAAAACAgttatcatttatttattttatgtatAATAAGCTTCATTCcaatatttgtttgtttgttatttcCTTTCTTGATGAACtattcatgaatttattttaaactgcaataCAGTACATGTTTCTTCAACTTATAGTTTGACAAATTTAATGAAAATACAAACCAGTATTATGTTCAAATTTTATGAAAAGGTTGATTATAGACAGCATATCTACACATCAAAAGTAGTCAAATTTGTCCGACCTGGCACCTTAATCTATGCAAACCTTATTAAAGACCCAGTTCAGTCAAAAAACATGCTTTTCTTATGTTTTgtattcagtgccttcagaacgtattcacaccccttgacttaagaataaattgtgttacagcctgattttgaA of the Oncorhynchus kisutch isolate 150728-3 linkage group LG17, Okis_V2, whole genome shotgun sequence genome contains:
- the LOC109906911 gene encoding mucin-2-like, whose product is TTTAAPTTTTTTPTTTTTAPTTTTTTVPPTTTTTPTTVAHMTPTTAAPTTTEAPTITTTAAPTTTTTTEAATTTTTSAPTTTTTTPTIPTTTTTTPTTTTTTVAPMTTTTAAPTTTTVAPTTTTTAAPTTTTTTPTTTTTTPTTATTTPTTTTTTAAPTTTTVAPTNPTTAAPTTTTVAPTTTTAAPTSTTTTAAPTTTTTTPTTTTTTPTMTTTTEAPTTTTTAAPTTTTVAPTTTTTAAPTTTTTTPTTTTTAPTTTTTTVPPTTTTTAAPTTTTTTESATTTTTSAPTTTTTTATLPTTTTTTPTTTTTTAAPTTTTVAPTTTTTAAPSSTTTTEAPTITTTAAPTTTTTTEAATTSIAPTTTTTAAPTTTVAPMTTTTATPTTTTTTPTTTTTAPTTTTTTVPPSTTTTPTTTTVAPMTPTTAAPTTTTEAPMITTTAAPTTTTTTPTTTTTPTTTTTTPTTTTTTPTTTTTTPTTTPITTTTTVAPTTTTTAAPTTTTVAPTTTTTAAPTTTTTTPTTATTTPTTATTTPTTTTTTPTTTPITTTTTVAPTTTTTAAPTTTTVAPTNPTTAAPTTTTVAPTTTTAAPTSTTTTAAPTTTTVAPTTTTSAPTTTTTTPTTTTTTVAPTTTTTAAPTTTTEAPTTTTTAAPTTTPITTTTTVAPTTTTTAAPTTTTVAPTNPTTAAPTTTTVAPTTTTAAPTSTTTTAAPTTTTVAPTTTTSAPTTTTTTPTTTTTTVAPTTTTTAAPTTTTEAPTTTTTAAPTTTPTTTTTAPTTTTTTVPPTTTTTAAPTTTTVTPTTTTTAAPTTTTTTEAATTTTTSAPTTTTTTATLPTTTTTTPTTTTTTAAPSSTTTTEAATTSIAPTTTTTAAPTTTVAPMTTTTATPTTTTTTPTTAPTTTTTTLPPSTTTTPTTTTIPRPLQQNSYDNHNCSSNYNNSSSYDHHNCITYYDNHKSPTTTEAATTTTISAPTTTTTTPTTTTTTPTTTTTAAPTSTTVAPTTTTTAAPTTTTTTPTTTSTTPTTVAPTTPTTAAPTTTTVAPTTTTTPPTSTTAAASAKITTTDAPTTTSVAPMTTTTAAPTTTTTTEAGTTTTTPTTTTTTPITTTTTPITTTTTVAPTTTTTAAPTSTTVAPTTTTTAAPTTTTTTPTTTTTTPTTTTTTPTTTTAAPTTTTVAPTTPTTAASTTTTVAPTTTTTPPTSTTAAASAKITTTDTPTTTSVALMTTTTAAPTSTTKTAAPTTTTTTETATTTTTSAPTTTTTTPTTTTTTPTTTTTTPTMTTTAAQTTTTVAPTTPTTAAPTTTTEAPTTTTTTAAPTTTSVAPMTTTTAAPTSTTTNAVNTTTTTAAPTTTTLDISTTTAAAPPTTTTSAAPTTTITTEAPTMTTVAPMTTTTAAPTSTTTNAVNTTTTTAAPTTTTLDLSTTTAAAPTTTTEALTITTTPPKTITTAAPITTLASSKTTIYPTTTTTAATTSTITTAPATTSLAPTTTTTAEPTSTITTAPTSKTPAAPTSKTTAAPTLTTTAALTTSAAAHHKSCYDNQFSSYYNNHWSYHPYNCSIYYDNNCSFYEDPNCSSYDNCSSYNCSSNNCGS